The nucleotide sequence CTGGAAAATACCGCTGCTAACAATGGCCTCTTCTCTGACTCCCTGCGCTACGCAACGAGACACAACCCCCCCGCCGTCGCTCTCCgtcttggggggcgggggggcgaggtTGGCggagcggggctgggggggggggcctgctgACGGCCACGGCTGGAGATGTCGCAGTTTCGCGGCCCTCGGAACACAGACAGTCCATTCAGGAGTCCTCttgcctggggtggtgggggggggggggggggcgaagagCAGGGACGGGGGCGGCGACATGGTCAACACGCTCCTGGCAGAGCCCCGCACGAGGCGGAGCCGTCCCGCCCGCACCCCGAGCGCTCCCAGAGTCGCCTcgccttccctcccccccacccctgtcggGATGGCTGCTGGAACGAGACTGCTTCACCTGCGCTGGATCCTCGCCTTCTCTCTGGCAGGTAAGGGAACCGaccccaatgccccccccctccccccccgtgcATGTGCGACCCTCCCTGCAGCCACCAGTCTGCATGGGTGGGCCTCCTAacctctgctctctgctgctgcATAGACCAGTCCTGCTGGCTGCTTGTAACATAACAACTAGCCAGAGACAGAAATACCACTTTCCTTAAAGCCACCACTGAACGCTTCTAACAGCTACTGCTTACACTGCTGCGTTGACTCATAACACGATGTGCAGTGTTTTACTAGAGTTTATATGCAAGAAACCTGAGTTATTGAGACcacaatgtactgtatcagagtttatttaacactgaataatgcATATACAAGGGCCTAACTGCTACTCGCTGTTGGTGTGTTTCTCCCAGTCCAGATGTTGATATCACATATTTTGCCTTTCTTTAGTAAAGAAAGCTAAACGGCTTTTTCCCATTACAGGCCATATTTCCCAATGCCGCTCACTGAGGGCATTAAAGGTCAGACTGACTGTTGTGTAAATCCACAAAATGGCGTTTTTTTATGCAGAGGTCGTGTCTTTTGCAGTTTGTTTACTGGAGAGTGCAGTTCAGGGAAGCCCTCGTGGTGGAAAACCAGTGACCGCAACAGGAACATActcaacacattttaaaacaagaaattgAGTTCACAGATACTTGTGTTccttcacacatgcacacacacaaaaactatttatcatttaaacagtttcagaatgaaaataaattgcctGTTGTATTAGTGACATGTTGAAAAATTAAAGATTATATCTAACTGAACAAATTTTCAGATCCTGAATCTGTTCTTTCCATGCTTTTTATCTCTCGTAAGCGTGCTAAGATGTACGTTTATGGGACAGGTTTATGTAATGTAGACCTTCCTGGTTTGTGCTCTGCCAATAACATCAACTCTGCATTCCCTCAAAAAAGCCGAAACGTCATGGCGTAGCAGTGACACGACGCACATCCTGTTTTTTTAGGACGCACACTGTTATTTATCTCCTGTTTTTACGGCCACAGCCGCCGGCGCGGCGGTTTCGGCGCTGGAGGTGCTGGAGGGCGGGTCCGTGAGCCTGTCCTGCCGCTACTCGGTGAAGCGGTACGGGCTGAGCCGCGTGTGCTGGGGCCGCAGCTGCGGCACGCTCTGGTGCGGCGACATCATCGCGCAGACCGACGGCGAAGGCGTCGTCTCCAAGGTGTCGGACAGGTACCGCGTGGTGGGCGACGTGCTCGCGGGACAGGTGGACCTGGTCATCCCCAGGGTCAAGCAGGCGGACAAGGGGCCGTACTGCTGCAGAGTGGACATCGACGGATACTTCAACGACAAGAAGGTTTCCTACACCCTGAGGGTTGTGAAAGGTAAGCGATATTACTTTTCTGTATGCTAATATGTATAAATAGTGCAATGCAGTGTAAATAGTTTTTGGCAgctatattaatttatattcttATTCTGAGTCCTGGGTTATCTAACTATCCTGCATAggtatttgaaatgcattgtacAATTTTGTGCAATTGATCGTATAGTGGGCCTTACACTTTTTTATGGGGTGAAATATGTATCCCAAAataaaagacatatttttaatgtacattttgtatATTCTGTGACGTATATATTTTATGCCGGTTCTAGGCGTAGGCAGAATATGTGATTGCCTCAGGCACCATCTGTCTAGAGGAACACCAAccgtttggggaggggggggaaataatTTGTTGCATCCATGATAGTCAGTGGCCCCCATACCCAACTGCCCCCGGTCTGCAATTGCATCATCCtatctcccccctgccccccccaccccgttacGCAATCGCACCTACACCCTCCAGATATCCTCTACTGCgtcaaaccccccaccccctaaccccACCACAGGCCCGCCTGGGGTGAAAGAAAGGCTACAAGCCGTGCTCGT is from Anguilla anguilla isolate fAngAng1 chromosome 9, fAngAng1.pri, whole genome shotgun sequence and encodes:
- the timd4 gene encoding T-cell immunoglobulin and mucin domain-containing protein 4 isoform X1 codes for the protein MVNTLLAEPRTRRSRPARTPSAPRVASPSLPPTPVGMAAGTRLLHLRWILAFSLAAAGAAVSALEVLEGGSVSLSCRYSVKRYGLSRVCWGRSCGTLWCGDIIAQTDGEGVVSKVSDRYRVVGDVLAGQVDLVIPRVKQADKGPYCCRVDIDGYFNDKKVSYTLRVVKAPVVTTVPVPKCATSPQTPAVTESVWEEEQSNVDTSKLNSSLSKSGTVEEKPIPSLSLQVNIPVLSVSLGLLLVLLLGALAVLGFKRKIHRRFLKRGSLLTVEPRHIIYEIQTRRPVVENIYTLD
- the timd4 gene encoding T-cell immunoglobulin and mucin domain-containing protein 4 isoform X2, producing MVNTLLAEPRTRRSRPARTPSAPRVASPSLPPTPVGMAAGTRLLHLRWILAFSLAAAGAAVSALEVLEGGSVSLSCRYSVKRYGLSRVCWGRSCGTLWCGDIIAQTDGEGVVSKVSDRYRVVGDVLAGQVDLVIPRVKQADKGPYCCRVDIDGYFNDKKVSYTLRVVKAPVVTTVPVPKCATSPQTPAVTESVWEEEQSNVDTSKLNSSLSKSGTVEEKPIPSLSLQVNIPVLSVSLGLLLVLLLGALAVLGFKRREDPQKVLEEGKPVNSGASTYHL